The following are encoded together in the Deinococcus roseus genome:
- a CDS encoding cytochrome c biogenesis CcdA family protein: MAEPTTSLGVALFGGLVSFLSPCVLPLLPSYLSVLGGGQAPFKRALGFVLGFSLVFIMLGAGASLIGQFLVTNKMWLNPLSGSLILFFGLVMLGVIRIPALMGDYRMGLGQASQYGPVVLGAAFALGWSPCIGPVLGGILTLATQQGSLKTGVLLLSMYALGLALPFLAAALFWQRINVRHLNKYTPYIEKVGGGILVLLGILILTGKFTELSRFFLDTMPDWMVKLL; encoded by the coding sequence ATGGCAGAACCCACCACCAGTCTCGGCGTGGCCCTTTTTGGAGGGCTGGTTTCCTTTCTTTCTCCCTGTGTGCTTCCGTTGCTTCCCTCTTACCTGAGTGTGCTGGGCGGAGGACAGGCCCCATTCAAACGTGCACTGGGCTTTGTGCTGGGGTTCTCGCTGGTGTTCATCATGCTGGGGGCCGGGGCCAGCCTGATCGGGCAATTTCTGGTGACCAACAAGATGTGGCTCAATCCGCTGAGTGGCAGCCTGATCCTGTTTTTCGGATTGGTGATGCTGGGCGTGATCCGCATTCCGGCCCTGATGGGCGATTACCGCATGGGTCTGGGACAGGCCAGCCAGTACGGCCCGGTGGTGCTGGGGGCGGCCTTTGCCCTGGGCTGGAGTCCCTGCATCGGTCCTGTGCTGGGCGGCATTCTGACCCTGGCCACCCAGCAGGGCAGCCTGAAAACCGGGGTGCTGCTCCTGAGCATGTACGCCCTCGGACTGGCCCTGCCTTTTCTGGCAGCAGCCCTGTTCTGGCAGCGCATCAACGTGCGGCACCTCAACAAATACACCCCCTACATTGAAAAAGTGGGGGGAGGCATTCTGGTGCTGCTGGGCATCCTGATCCTCACCGGAAAATTCACCGAACTGAGCCGGTTCTTCCTGGACACCATGCCCGACTGGATGGTGAAGTTATTGTAG
- a CDS encoding penicillin-binding protein — protein sequence MKRLFGVLGCLMLGLLGFGHATPKLGNPAPEVKLTQPLSGRYLVALYSHDCGDLTDLWKEVLSFKLPVLAVNAEGIPSPAPKETLLLQGEAATQYSRTLKVTTYPTLLLIEDGVVVGVWEPNGTSIPERLGLQTVQ from the coding sequence ATGAAACGCCTTTTTGGGGTGCTTGGCTGCCTGATGCTGGGGCTGCTGGGCTTTGGTCATGCCACCCCCAAACTGGGAAATCCTGCTCCTGAAGTGAAGCTCACCCAGCCGCTGTCAGGGCGTTATCTGGTGGCACTCTACAGCCACGATTGTGGCGACCTGACCGATTTGTGGAAAGAAGTGCTGTCCTTCAAATTGCCTGTGCTGGCCGTCAATGCAGAGGGCATCCCCAGTCCTGCTCCAAAAGAAACCCTGCTCCTGCAGGGGGAAGCAGCCACCCAGTATTCTCGCACCCTCAAAGTCACAACTTATCCGACCCTGCTGCTCATTGAAGATGGTGTGGTGGTGGGCGTGTGGGAGCCAAATGGGACCTCTATCCCTGAGCGTCTGGGCCTTCAGACCGTACAATAG
- a CDS encoding transglycosylase domain-containing protein, producing MKFFRALFALIFSVMLVGLGILSPFVVYWLRHLPDYRELDSLTLGSTTKVYARDGSLVGILSPTMSNGGHINRTLVDLDQVSPYMQASVITSEDRRFFEHYGVDVLGILRGVYKIVKGQRLEGGSTLTNQVVKNTLLSNLADKRTEPGGLQRKIQEWVLSIQVERSFTKEEVLNHYLNVIYWGRGGPVDILGVHGAARAYLGKLPRDLTLAESVYLTRLIPQPARYFHYKEIRGLMRSLLDDMVEDGWITPQERDAAWQEKLQPRGWKVKYDNKGNVLEARLVNEKAKNLPSVVTERAPHFLQQVERELIAKFGREKVYGSGGLNVYTTLDPKAQVSAEKASIEAQVPPGATLGMVILDPYTGEVLAMVGQKLKPSQAPSEWNNAAQGARQVGSSIKPLLYTTGIEQGIPQSHTEFDEPTDFGNYKPQNFGGKYSYKDLTLRWSLDHSLNIPTLKLAKKVGLNNFMSKLRTMDLNAPDDVGLSLAIGTLETSPLKMAAAYATFVNGGIWYRPSYIRRVEAQNGQTLFDSWRDRPEKRRVFSPQVAYVGLDMIQGVVNDLSPEQGNLAFKARIPGWQVGGKTGTTNEQKDLWFVGVTPVAVGAVWVGKQEGGGMPANFYSGTVNPPIWQNMMAGYLSGKPPVTFAQPDGITYKTVDGYKAAFVTERATRAVRPDSEPQAPVYTSVQSLPQDYSTSVVAIDTRTGKLADEFTPPDRVKLRRVSGDDTGFLQ from the coding sequence ATGAAATTTTTCCGTGCACTTTTTGCCTTGATTTTCAGTGTGATGCTGGTGGGTCTGGGGATCCTCAGCCCTTTTGTGGTGTACTGGTTGCGCCACCTCCCGGACTACCGTGAGCTGGATTCCCTGACGCTGGGCAGCACCACCAAGGTGTATGCCCGGGATGGCAGTCTGGTGGGCATCCTGAGCCCCACCATGAGCAACGGAGGCCACATCAACCGCACCCTGGTGGACCTCGATCAGGTGAGCCCCTACATGCAGGCTTCGGTGATCACCTCCGAAGACCGCCGCTTTTTTGAGCACTATGGGGTGGATGTGCTGGGCATCCTGCGTGGGGTCTACAAAATTGTGAAAGGACAGCGCCTGGAAGGGGGTTCCACCCTCACCAACCAGGTGGTCAAGAACACCCTGCTCTCCAACCTGGCCGACAAACGCACCGAACCCGGAGGCTTGCAGCGCAAAATTCAGGAGTGGGTGCTCAGCATTCAGGTGGAGCGCTCCTTCACCAAGGAAGAGGTGCTGAACCACTACCTCAACGTGATTTACTGGGGGCGTGGGGGTCCCGTGGACATCCTGGGGGTGCATGGTGCCGCCAGGGCCTACCTGGGCAAGTTGCCCAGAGACCTGACCCTGGCAGAAAGCGTTTACCTGACCCGTCTGATTCCGCAACCTGCCCGCTACTTCCATTACAAGGAAATCCGTGGCCTGATGCGAAGCCTGCTGGACGACATGGTGGAAGATGGCTGGATCACCCCCCAGGAGCGCGATGCTGCCTGGCAGGAAAAATTGCAACCCAGAGGCTGGAAAGTCAAATACGACAACAAAGGCAACGTTCTGGAAGCCAGGCTGGTCAATGAAAAAGCCAAAAACCTCCCTTCCGTGGTGACCGAGCGTGCTCCACACTTCCTGCAGCAGGTGGAGCGCGAACTGATTGCCAAATTCGGGCGGGAAAAGGTGTACGGTTCGGGCGGCCTGAACGTCTACACCACCCTGGACCCCAAAGCCCAGGTCAGTGCAGAAAAAGCCAGCATCGAAGCCCAGGTTCCCCCTGGAGCCACCCTGGGCATGGTGATTCTGGACCCTTACACCGGAGAGGTGCTGGCCATGGTGGGTCAGAAACTCAAACCCAGTCAAGCCCCCTCAGAGTGGAACAATGCAGCGCAAGGGGCACGGCAGGTGGGCTCCAGCATCAAACCCCTGCTGTACACCACTGGCATTGAGCAGGGCATTCCGCAGTCCCACACCGAGTTTGACGAGCCCACCGATTTCGGCAACTACAAACCGCAAAACTTCGGGGGGAAATACTCTTACAAGGACCTGACCCTGCGGTGGTCGCTGGATCACAGTCTGAACATTCCCACCTTAAAACTCGCCAAGAAGGTGGGCCTCAACAACTTCATGAGCAAGTTGCGCACCATGGACCTCAATGCCCCTGATGATGTGGGCCTCAGTCTGGCCATCGGGACGCTGGAAACCAGTCCCCTGAAGATGGCTGCTGCTTACGCCACTTTTGTGAATGGAGGCATCTGGTACAGGCCCAGCTACATCCGGCGGGTGGAAGCCCAGAACGGCCAGACCCTCTTTGACAGCTGGCGTGACCGTCCCGAAAAACGCCGGGTGTTCAGTCCCCAGGTGGCTTACGTGGGCCTGGACATGATCCAGGGGGTGGTCAATGACCTGAGCCCAGAGCAGGGCAACCTGGCCTTCAAAGCCAGGATTCCCGGCTGGCAGGTGGGGGGGAAAACCGGAACCACCAACGAGCAGAAAGACCTGTGGTTTGTGGGAGTCACCCCGGTGGCTGTTGGAGCCGTGTGGGTCGGGAAACAGGAAGGAGGCGGCATGCCTGCCAACTTCTACTCAGGGACGGTCAACCCGCCCATCTGGCAGAACATGATGGCGGGGTACCTTTCCGGGAAACCTCCAGTGACTTTCGCCCAGCCTGACGGCATCACCTACAAGACCGTGGACGGGTACAAAGCTGCATTTGTGACCGAACGGGCCACCCGTGCCGTCCGACCAGACAGCGAACCCCAGGCTCCGGTCTACACCAGCGTGCAAAGCCTGCCCCAGGATTACAGCACCAGTGTGGTGGCCATTGACACCCGCACCGGAAAACTGGCAGATGAATTCACCCCTCCTGACCGCGTGAAACTGCGTCGGGTTTCCGGGGATGACACAGGATTCCTTCAATGA
- a CDS encoding response regulator has product MKSYKILVADDETSIRTMLEMILSADGHEVISVSDGRETLEYLKNNTPDAILLDVRMPDISGLEICSRVKRVSRLKGVPVILLTAMDDQQTQREAKLARADGIIYKPLSGKNLRTRVRSIIEGTAQGFEPEP; this is encoded by the coding sequence ATGAAAAGCTACAAGATCCTAGTTGCAGACGACGAAACCAGCATTCGCACCATGCTTGAGATGATCTTGTCCGCTGATGGTCACGAAGTGATCAGCGTCAGCGATGGTCGTGAGACCCTGGAATACCTCAAGAACAACACCCCGGACGCCATTCTGCTCGACGTGCGCATGCCAGACATCAGCGGTCTGGAGATATGCAGCCGGGTCAAGCGTGTCTCGCGCCTCAAGGGTGTTCCAGTGATCCTTCTCACCGCCATGGACGACCAGCAGACCCAGCGGGAAGCCAAACTGGCCCGTGCAGACGGCATCATCTACAAGCCCCTCAGCGGCAAGAACCTGCGCACCCGGGTCAGAAGCATCATCGAAGGCACCGCCCAGGGCTTTGAACCCGAACCCTGA
- a CDS encoding long-chain-fatty-acid--CoA ligase, with protein sequence MTQKPWFAHYEKGVPHGVEIPSMLLHDLLIQSAQKYPKRVAVHFIGYTLTYEQLLEQARRFAHSLQSWGVKKGDRVAIMLPNCPQQLVAFFGASLAGAIVVNTSPLYVARELQHQLQDSGSETLVILNSFFPRYQEIEGQSPVKRVIVTTIADALPFPKNMIFPMLEKKKKSWVEVKPTEKVKKFPDLLKHHNHNVQPVDLKPEDVALLQYTGGTTGTPKGAMLTHRNLVANCIQAKSWLPDLQEGKEVSLGAIPYFHVYGMTASMNLSIAIGATIALIPNPRDIPMVLKTIDRMKPSIFPGVPTLYNAINNHPDTPKHDLTSIKACISGSAALPVETARTFQRITQGANLVEGYGLTETSPVTHVNPVYGEHREGSIGVPLPGVDARVADENGKELPPGEIGELIVSGPNIMLGYWERPIESQQVLKVLDGQTWLFTGDMATMDPDGYFRIVDRKKDVIITGGFNVYPREVEEVLYTHPDIQEAAVLGVPDPYRGEAVKAVVVLKMGKSISPEELKQYCRKELSPYKVPREIEFRTELPKTAVGKILRRALAESQEAPQNS encoded by the coding sequence ATGACCCAAAAACCCTGGTTTGCCCATTACGAAAAGGGTGTGCCCCACGGTGTGGAGATTCCCTCCATGCTGTTGCACGACCTCCTCATCCAGTCTGCCCAGAAATACCCCAAACGGGTGGCCGTCCATTTCATTGGCTACACCCTGACCTATGAACAGCTGCTGGAACAGGCCCGGCGCTTTGCCCACTCCCTGCAATCCTGGGGGGTCAAAAAGGGAGATCGGGTAGCCATCATGCTGCCCAACTGCCCACAGCAACTGGTGGCCTTCTTCGGGGCCAGCCTGGCTGGAGCCATTGTGGTGAACACCAGCCCACTGTATGTGGCCCGTGAACTGCAGCACCAGCTTCAGGACAGCGGCTCAGAAACCCTGGTGATCCTCAACAGCTTCTTTCCCCGCTACCAGGAAATTGAAGGGCAATCTCCGGTGAAACGGGTGATCGTCACCACCATTGCAGATGCCCTTCCTTTTCCCAAAAACATGATCTTTCCCATGCTGGAAAAGAAAAAGAAATCATGGGTCGAGGTCAAACCCACCGAGAAAGTCAAGAAATTCCCGGACCTGCTGAAACACCACAACCACAATGTGCAGCCCGTGGACCTCAAACCCGAAGATGTGGCCCTCCTGCAGTACACCGGAGGCACCACCGGAACCCCCAAAGGGGCCATGCTGACCCACCGCAACCTGGTGGCCAACTGCATCCAGGCCAAATCCTGGCTTCCAGATTTGCAGGAAGGCAAAGAGGTCTCACTGGGGGCCATTCCTTACTTCCACGTGTATGGCATGACCGCGAGCATGAACCTCTCCATTGCCATCGGGGCCACCATTGCCCTGATTCCCAACCCCCGCGACATACCCATGGTTTTGAAGACCATTGACCGCATGAAGCCCAGCATCTTTCCAGGGGTGCCCACCCTCTACAACGCCATCAACAACCACCCGGACACCCCCAAACACGACCTGACCAGCATCAAGGCCTGCATTTCCGGCAGTGCAGCGCTTCCCGTGGAAACCGCGCGCACCTTCCAGCGCATCACCCAGGGGGCCAACCTGGTGGAAGGCTACGGCCTCACCGAAACCAGCCCGGTGACGCACGTGAACCCTGTGTATGGAGAGCACCGGGAAGGCTCCATCGGGGTGCCCCTGCCTGGAGTGGATGCCCGTGTGGCGGATGAAAACGGCAAAGAGCTTCCTCCGGGAGAAATCGGGGAACTGATTGTCTCTGGTCCCAACATCATGCTGGGGTACTGGGAAAGACCTATTGAGAGCCAGCAGGTCCTGAAGGTGCTGGATGGTCAGACCTGGCTGTTCACCGGAGACATGGCCACCATGGACCCGGACGGTTATTTCCGCATTGTGGACCGCAAAAAAGACGTGATCATCACGGGCGGCTTCAACGTGTATCCCAGAGAAGTGGAAGAGGTGCTTTACACCCACCCGGACATTCAGGAAGCTGCTGTATTGGGCGTGCCTGATCCTTACCGGGGTGAAGCGGTCAAGGCTGTGGTGGTGCTCAAGATGGGCAAATCCATCAGCCCTGAAGAACTGAAGCAATACTGCCGGAAAGAGCTGAGCCCTTACAAAGTCCCCCGCGAAATCGAGTTCAGAACCGAGCTTCCCAAGACTGCCGTGGGGAAAATCCTGCGCCGGGCGCTTGCGGAAAGCCAGGAGGCTCCACAAAACAGCTGA
- a CDS encoding zinc-binding dehydrogenase: MTPPDSIKIPASMHSMALTGRGGPENLRSTRLPLPELHPGQVLIRVQAVALNHLDVWVRKGVASPKLPLPHLLGSDIAGEVVAVGAGVQDVPIGSKVMLNPGVSCGHCERCLSGHDNLCHHYQILGEHRWGGYAQYIAVPRANVLQMPAGMDPIAAASVPLAALTAYQMVFERARIQPWETAVVLAAASGVSVNLIQFCKLAGARVIAVASTPEKRALALKLGADEVLSAHDDQVQAIKGLTQGEGAEVVFDHTGADNWQHSLKSLKWGGRLVTCGASSGTEAMTPLNWVFFKQLSILGSTMGSKADLYRILQFLQEGKLQPVVGHVLTLDRAREAHQLLEARQVLGKVVLKVE, from the coding sequence ATGACCCCACCAGACAGCATCAAAATCCCGGCCAGCATGCACAGCATGGCATTGACAGGCAGAGGAGGCCCTGAAAACCTGCGATCCACCCGACTTCCCCTTCCGGAACTTCATCCCGGACAGGTGCTCATTCGGGTGCAGGCCGTGGCTTTAAATCATCTGGATGTGTGGGTCAGAAAAGGGGTGGCCAGCCCAAAACTTCCCCTCCCACACCTTCTGGGCTCTGACATTGCAGGAGAGGTGGTGGCTGTGGGAGCAGGGGTGCAGGATGTGCCCATTGGCAGCAAAGTGATGCTGAACCCTGGCGTGTCCTGCGGCCACTGTGAACGCTGCCTTTCCGGGCATGACAACCTGTGCCACCACTACCAGATTCTGGGAGAGCACCGCTGGGGAGGGTACGCACAGTACATTGCTGTTCCCAGGGCCAACGTCTTGCAGATGCCTGCAGGCATGGACCCCATCGCGGCGGCCTCTGTTCCCCTGGCAGCCCTGACCGCATATCAGATGGTCTTTGAGCGTGCCCGGATCCAACCCTGGGAAACCGCTGTGGTGCTGGCTGCAGCCAGTGGGGTCAGTGTCAACCTGATCCAGTTCTGCAAACTGGCCGGGGCCAGGGTCATTGCTGTGGCAAGCACACCAGAAAAACGCGCCCTGGCCCTCAAACTGGGTGCAGACGAGGTGCTTTCTGCACACGACGATCAGGTGCAGGCCATCAAGGGACTGACCCAGGGTGAAGGTGCAGAGGTGGTCTTTGACCACACTGGAGCCGACAACTGGCAACACAGCCTGAAAAGCCTGAAATGGGGAGGCCGGCTGGTCACCTGCGGGGCCAGCAGCGGCACCGAGGCCATGACCCCCCTCAACTGGGTGTTTTTCAAACAACTCAGCATCCTGGGCTCCACCATGGGTTCCAAAGCAGATTTATACAGGATCCTGCAGTTTTTGCAGGAAGGCAAATTGCAGCCGGTGGTGGGCCATGTGCTCACGCTGGACCGGGCCAGAGAAGCCCACCAGTTGCTGGAAGCCCGGCAGGTGCTGGGAAAGGTGGTTTTGAAGGTGGAATAA
- a CDS encoding substrate-binding domain-containing protein: MLKILALVCLMSTSAFALRVAGLKPWAGTAEYVSMGALDAQKEVFSGRADVALVRTPMKTPKGAGKALFYPVSVFPVVVAYNLPVDLTLTLEEVCDVFSGRILEWSSLRPDLPRLPIFSVVRLEPNSASWVLSQTCMGINARFKKIGMKSNWQAESTLKVKTLQEQQKAMGQTGTFSIFVPENLPEGLRTAKLKSWDLDLGPENLGYGYAANPEEEPFAGPFQPLPPVNEVQVYPLRGVVWAMVMQEQAYRNRSKEQARELRDLLYSLSITAGPGQALMPQEWVKVPRLYYNGKPFW; the protein is encoded by the coding sequence ATGCTGAAAATCCTTGCGCTGGTGTGCCTGATGTCCACCAGCGCATTCGCTTTGCGGGTGGCTGGACTGAAACCCTGGGCTGGAACAGCAGAATACGTGTCCATGGGTGCACTGGACGCCCAGAAAGAGGTCTTTTCAGGACGGGCCGATGTGGCTCTGGTGCGCACCCCCATGAAAACCCCGAAAGGTGCAGGCAAGGCCCTGTTTTATCCGGTGTCGGTCTTTCCAGTGGTGGTGGCCTACAACCTGCCCGTGGACCTGACCCTCACGCTGGAGGAGGTCTGTGATGTTTTTTCAGGTCGCATTCTGGAATGGTCCTCGCTCAGACCAGATTTGCCCAGGCTGCCCATTTTCAGTGTGGTGAGGCTGGAACCCAATTCTGCAAGCTGGGTGCTGTCCCAGACTTGCATGGGCATCAATGCCAGGTTCAAAAAAATTGGCATGAAAAGCAACTGGCAGGCCGAAAGCACGTTAAAGGTCAAAACCCTGCAAGAACAACAAAAAGCCATGGGCCAGACGGGAACCTTCAGCATCTTTGTGCCAGAAAATTTGCCGGAAGGGCTGCGCACGGCAAAGCTGAAAAGCTGGGATCTGGACCTGGGTCCCGAGAACCTGGGATATGGGTATGCAGCCAACCCTGAGGAAGAACCCTTTGCAGGTCCTTTCCAGCCCCTGCCGCCCGTGAATGAAGTGCAGGTTTATCCCTTGAGGGGCGTGGTCTGGGCCATGGTGATGCAAGAGCAGGCTTACCGGAACCGCAGCAAGGAACAGGCCCGAGAATTGCGTGATCTGCTGTACTCTCTCAGCATCACCGCTGGACCAGGACAGGCCCTTATGCCTCAGGAATGGGTGAAGGTGCCCAGGCTGTATTACAACGGCAAGCCGTTCTGGTGA
- the phoU gene encoding phosphate signaling complex protein PhoU, giving the protein MRDTFEAQLQQVVTGTLTMLAKVRVMLTQAHDVLVDRQTDLLPVVTAADKEIDQLETQIEEQCLKLIALQSPVARDLRLVGTFMKNLSDIERMGDYAVHVAEDGAILAQEPPLKKYVNLAQMISRLDQMLELIQKAIQNRDLSISQQVLEMDNEVDELYEQTQRELVTYMIEDPRTITKAMTLMRVGRSLERFGDHIENIAERLEYWVTGHRHESSNAQ; this is encoded by the coding sequence ATGCGCGATACGTTTGAAGCCCAGTTGCAGCAGGTGGTCACCGGAACCTTAACCATGCTGGCCAAAGTGCGGGTGATGCTCACCCAGGCCCACGACGTGCTGGTGGACCGCCAGACCGATTTGCTCCCGGTGGTCACTGCAGCCGACAAAGAAATTGACCAGCTGGAAACCCAGATTGAAGAACAATGCCTGAAGCTGATTGCCCTGCAATCACCGGTCGCCCGCGATTTGCGTCTGGTGGGCACCTTCATGAAAAACCTCTCGGACATTGAGCGCATGGGCGATTACGCCGTGCACGTGGCCGAAGATGGAGCCATCCTGGCCCAGGAGCCTCCCCTCAAGAAATACGTCAATCTGGCCCAGATGATCTCCAGGCTGGACCAGATGCTGGAACTGATTCAGAAGGCCATCCAGAACCGTGACCTCAGCATCTCCCAGCAGGTGCTGGAAATGGACAACGAGGTGGATGAACTCTACGAGCAGACCCAGCGCGAACTGGTCACCTACATGATCGAAGACCCCCGCACCATCACCAAGGCCATGACCCTGATGCGGGTCGGACGCTCTTTAGAGCGCTTCGGGGACCACATCGAGAACATTGCAGAACGCCTGGAATACTGGGTGACGGGGCACAGGCACGAATCTTCGAATGCCCAATGA
- a CDS encoding sensor histidine kinase, translating into MHRASDEQRVLDALPQAIILHDQGKVLFLNRAARELWHVENHTAKGRRIIEVLRRHTLDELVEKGGELELLIGGRELLCRSTPGALICEDITEKNQAQRELREVMAILSHEFRTPVAGIMGVLEALQYDLPEEMRDNFVSQGLLETRRLTRLVEDMTVGFRVSNLRDVSFKDVTGRAEKLLQPELSRNKVTLLVEGENTLLHADADKLLQVVLNLAENAIRYGPNPGTIVLKATPEEKQVWISVLDEGQALQDYEVIFKPHQRGPSAKGYGSGMGLYIIRSIAESWGGVAEGRYRKDPTQPFSGNEFRVSVPL; encoded by the coding sequence ATGCACAGGGCCTCTGACGAACAAAGGGTGCTGGACGCCTTGCCCCAGGCCATCATCCTGCACGACCAGGGCAAGGTGCTGTTCCTGAACCGGGCCGCCCGTGAGTTGTGGCACGTGGAAAACCACACTGCAAAAGGCAGGCGCATCATTGAGGTGCTCAGGAGGCACACCCTGGATGAACTGGTGGAAAAAGGCGGTGAGCTCGAACTCCTGATCGGAGGCCGGGAACTGCTGTGCCGCAGCACCCCTGGTGCCCTGATCTGCGAGGACATCACCGAGAAAAACCAGGCCCAGCGCGAACTGCGGGAAGTGATGGCCATCCTGTCCCATGAGTTTCGCACCCCGGTGGCAGGCATCATGGGGGTGCTGGAAGCCCTGCAATACGACCTTCCTGAAGAAATGCGGGACAATTTTGTGTCTCAGGGTCTGCTGGAAACCCGGCGCCTCACCCGTCTGGTGGAAGACATGACCGTGGGTTTCCGGGTCAGCAACCTGCGGGATGTGTCCTTTAAAGATGTGACCGGACGGGCAGAAAAACTTCTGCAGCCTGAACTCTCCCGCAACAAAGTCACTTTGCTGGTGGAAGGAGAAAACACCCTGCTGCATGCCGACGCAGACAAGCTTTTGCAGGTGGTGCTCAATCTGGCCGAAAACGCCATCCGTTACGGCCCCAACCCTGGAACCATCGTGCTGAAAGCCACCCCCGAAGAAAAACAGGTCTGGATCAGTGTGCTGGACGAGGGACAGGCTTTGCAGGACTACGAGGTGATTTTCAAACCCCACCAGCGTGGCCCCAGCGCCAAAGGGTATGGCAGTGGAATGGGCCTTTACATCATCCGTTCCATTGCAGAATCCTGGGGAGGGGTGGCAGAAGGGCGTTACAGGAAAGACCCCACACAACCGTTCAGTGGCAACGAGTTCAGGGTGTCTGTACCGCTGTAA
- a CDS encoding winged helix-turn-helix domain-containing protein → MTNIVLIEDERTVRDVVQFHLERAGLSVTSFSEPNPAWNALAKADLLILDWMLPQEPGISVLRRIRQNPDLKHLPILMLTARASEVDRVEGLESGADDYLTKPFSAAELVARVRAILRRLNTQQAGGKLLNGQLTIDLDAAEVLLEGQRLELTRREFDLLAFLAQNPGRVYSRGDLLDKVWGPDFLGGERTVDQHITQLRSHLKEDLHEPRFIETVRGKGYRMRQHASA, encoded by the coding sequence ATGACAAACATTGTGCTGATTGAAGACGAACGGACCGTGCGGGATGTGGTGCAATTCCACCTGGAGCGGGCGGGGCTGAGTGTCACCAGCTTCAGTGAGCCCAATCCCGCCTGGAACGCACTTGCCAAGGCGGACCTCTTGATCCTGGACTGGATGCTGCCCCAGGAGCCGGGCATCAGTGTGCTCAGGCGCATCCGCCAGAACCCTGATCTGAAACACCTGCCCATCCTGATGCTCACTGCCCGTGCTTCTGAAGTGGACCGGGTGGAGGGACTGGAATCCGGTGCAGACGATTACCTGACCAAACCTTTCTCTGCTGCAGAACTGGTGGCACGGGTGCGGGCCATCCTGCGCAGATTGAACACCCAGCAAGCCGGGGGCAAACTGCTCAATGGCCAGCTCACCATCGATCTGGATGCTGCCGAGGTGTTGCTGGAAGGCCAGCGTCTGGAACTCACCCGCCGTGAATTTGATTTGCTGGCTTTCCTGGCCCAGAACCCCGGACGGGTGTATTCCAGGGGGGATTTGCTGGACAAGGTGTGGGGACCGGATTTTCTGGGCGGAGAACGCACCGTGGACCAGCACATCACCCAGCTCAGGTCGCACCTCAAAGAAGACCTGCACGAGCCCCGTTTCATTGAAACCGTGCGGGGCAAGGGGTACCGCATGCGCCAGCATGCGAGTGCCTGA
- a CDS encoding MBL fold metallo-hydrolase yields MWISSLKFDDLTIEWFVTGPLQENAYLVHDALSNAFLIDPGADAPEILAVVQEKALNVRAILLTHAHFDHIGAVQPIREALKIPVHLHDADLTIFQNAALSAARWNLPLEQPAAPDASLHHGQVIEAGAIQLEVRFVPGHAPGHVVFVGSGFVLAGDTLFKGSIGRTDLPGGNHALLLEKIRGELLTLADETVVLSGHGDKTTIGLERLRNPFLS; encoded by the coding sequence ATGTGGATCTCCTCGCTGAAATTTGATGACCTGACCATCGAGTGGTTTGTGACCGGGCCTTTGCAGGAAAATGCCTACCTGGTTCATGACGCCCTCTCCAATGCTTTTCTGATCGATCCAGGCGCAGATGCCCCCGAAATTCTGGCGGTCGTTCAGGAAAAAGCCCTGAATGTCAGGGCCATTTTGCTGACCCATGCGCACTTTGATCACATTGGAGCGGTGCAACCCATCCGGGAGGCCCTGAAGATTCCGGTGCACCTGCATGACGCAGACCTGACCATCTTCCAGAATGCAGCCCTCTCTGCTGCCCGCTGGAACCTGCCGCTGGAGCAACCTGCTGCCCCGGATGCCAGCCTGCATCATGGACAGGTCATTGAAGCCGGAGCCATCCAGCTGGAGGTGCGCTTCGTGCCCGGTCATGCTCCGGGACATGTGGTGTTTGTGGGAAGTGGTTTTGTGCTGGCTGGAGACACCCTTTTCAAGGGCAGCATCGGGCGCACGGATTTGCCCGGAGGCAACCACGCCTTGCTGCTGGAGAAAATTCGGGGTGAGCTGCTGACCCTGGCAGATGAAACCGTGGTGCTTTCAGGGCACGGAGACAAAACCACCATTGGGCTGGAGCGCCTCAGAAACCCCTTTCTTTCCTGA